The Paraburkholderia sp. PREW-6R genomic interval TGCCCGCTTCGGCATGCTCGATACGAATGCGCCGCGCGAGCTCGTACCCGTTCATCAGCGGCAAGCCAATGTCGAGAATCACCGCATGCGGCGCGAACTCGCCGATGAGCGCCAAACCGGAGACGCCGTCGGCCGCCGTGCGCACGTCGTAGCCCTCGAGGCCGAGCACCATGGCGAGGCTCTCCGCGGCGTCGGCGTTATCGTCGACGATCACCACGCGCAGGCCGGCCGTGTGAGGTTCGTCGGCGGGCGCATCGTCGCCGGGCGCGGCGAGGTTTTCCGACAGCGGCAGGCGGATGACGAACTCACTGCCGGTGCCCGGTCCGCCGCTGAATGCGGCGACGGTGCCGCCATGCAGTTCGGCCAGACCGCGCACCAGCGCGAGGCCGATTCCGAGGCCGCCTTGCGAGCGGTCGAGCGCGGGCGCCAGCTGCGAGAACATTTCGAACACGCTGTTCAGGTGCTCACGCGGAATGCCGATGCCGGAATCGCGCACGACGATCACCGCCTCGTCGCCTTCGCGTTCCGCGGTAAGCACGATGCTGCCGCCTGGCGGCGTGTATTTGGCCGCGTTGTTCAGCAGATTGAGGATCATCTGCGACAGGCGCGTCGGATCGGCGTCCAGATAAAGCGGCTCGCGCGGCAGCGTGACGCTCAGATGGTGTGATGATGCCTGGACCGCGGGCCGCGCGGCTTCCATGGCCGACTGCATCGCGCGCGCCAGTTCGAGGCGCTGCTTGCGCAGTTCGAGCTTGCCCTGCGTGATGCGCGACACTTCGAGCAGGTCGTCCACCAGATGCGTCATGTGCTGTAACTGGCGGTCGAATACGTCGCGCGCCCAGTTCAGTTGCGGGTCGGCGAACTCTTTCAGGCGCAGGATTTCCAGCACGTTGCGCATGGGCGCGAGCGGGTTGCGCAACTCGTGCGCAAGTGTGGCAAGGAATTCGTCCTTGCGGCGATCGGCTTCCGACAGTTCGAAGTTCAGCCGCTTCAGTTGCTGCTCGGCGCGCCGGCGTTCGGTGATGTCGCGACTCACGCTGACCGCGCCGTAAATGTCGCCGCGTGCATTCGCCAGCGGCTTCACCACCGTTTCGCAGACGCCGCGGCTGCGGTCGCGGCGCACGAACGGCAATTCGCTGCGCCACGTGCCGTCAGATGCGAGCGCGGAGAGCGCCTCGCGGCGAATCCGCAACGCATCTTCAGGCGCGAAGAAGATCGAAACCGGCCGGCCGAGTATTTCACGCGTGCGGTAGCCGAGCATGCGCTCGCCGCCCACGTTGAAGTCGGTGATATTGCCGCGCAGATCCGTAATGACGATCGCGTCGCTCAGGTGCTCGAAAATCGCCGCCTGACGCAGCAGCACGGTTTGCGCTTCCTTGCGCTCGGTGATGTCGATGCCGAGGCCATAAATGGTCAGCGGTTCGCCGTTGCCGCCGTAGGTCGCGCGCCCGCGGCCTTCCATCCAGCACCAGTCGCCGCTCGCATGCAGGAAGCGGAATTCGGCGACGTAGTCGTCGCCGGTCTCTACGGCGTGATCCACCGCTTCGTTCAGCGCGATCAGGTCGCCCGGGTGGATCAGTTCGAAAAAGCCGCCGGGCGTGTGTGCGAAGCGTCCCTCCGCAAAGCCCGCGAGCGCTTCCAGCTCGCGGCTCCACCAGAACTTGCCCGACTTCGGCTCGTGCGACCACGCGCCCATGCGGGCGCCGCGCATGGCGAGGCTCAGCACGTCGCGGCTTTCCTGCAATTCTTTCTGCGCGAGCTGATGCGCAGCCACCGACGCCTCGGCGTTGCGCCGCGCGAGCAGCAGTTCCTGCTCGTACTTGTGCCGGTCCGCGACGATCAGCACGGCCACCTCGATATAGTCGAGATGGTCGTGCGTGCGACGCACGGCATTGAGCAGCATGGGCACCATGTGGCCGTCGCGATGCATCATGTTCAGCTTCACTTCGGCGACCGATCCCTGCATGCGCAAAAGGGGCGCCCAGTGCGTCTGGTAGAACACTTTGCCGCCACCGCTCAGCAGGTCCTGAATATGCCGGGTGTGCGCCAGTTCGTTCGCGCCGTAGCCCAGCCACGCGCATAGCGTGGCGTTGACCCGCAGGATGCGGCCGTTCGCATCTGCGACGAGCAGGCCGCACGCGGCGTGCTCGAACAGCGCCTCGGCGGAGGGCAG includes:
- a CDS encoding PAS domain S-box protein, coding for MMPSTDRPLPSAEALFEHAACGLLVADANGRILRVNATLCAWLGYGANELAHTRHIQDLLSGGGKVFYQTHWAPLLRMQGSVAEVKLNMMHRDGHMVPMLLNAVRRTHDHLDYIEVAVLIVADRHKYEQELLLARRNAEASVAAHQLAQKELQESRDVLSLAMRGARMGAWSHEPKSGKFWWSRELEALAGFAEGRFAHTPGGFFELIHPGDLIALNEAVDHAVETGDDYVAEFRFLHASGDWCWMEGRGRATYGGNGEPLTIYGLGIDITERKEAQTVLLRQAAIFEHLSDAIVITDLRGNITDFNVGGERMLGYRTREILGRPVSIFFAPEDALRIRREALSALASDGTWRSELPFVRRDRSRGVCETVVKPLANARGDIYGAVSVSRDITERRRAEQQLKRLNFELSEADRRKDEFLATLAHELRNPLAPMRNVLEILRLKEFADPQLNWARDVFDRQLQHMTHLVDDLLEVSRITQGKLELRKQRLELARAMQSAMEAARPAVQASSHHLSVTLPREPLYLDADPTRLSQMILNLLNNAAKYTPPGGSIVLTAEREGDEAVIVVRDSGIGIPREHLNSVFEMFSQLAPALDRSQGGLGIGLALVRGLAELHGGTVAAFSGGPGTGSEFVIRLPLSENLAAPGDDAPADEPHTAGLRVVIVDDNADAAESLAMVLGLEGYDVRTAADGVSGLALIGEFAPHAVILDIGLPLMNGYELARRIRIEHAEAGILLIAVTGWGQQQDKQTAVAAGFDHHFTKPVDPQELQRVLSRQRA